In Mycobacterium sp. 050128, one genomic interval encodes:
- a CDS encoding YbjN domain-containing protein — MSTAVQQVIEHALDASELTYSKHEGAHGGPAGLVVELPGERRLKTNTILSIGEHSVRVEAFVCRKPDENHEGVYRFLLKRNRRLYGVSYTLDNVGDIYLVGRMSLASVDADEIDRVLGQVLEAVDSDFNTLLELGFRTSIQKEWDWRVSRGESLKNLQAFAHLIDEEDDDDRSD, encoded by the coding sequence ATGAGCACTGCGGTGCAGCAGGTGATTGAGCATGCGCTCGACGCCAGTGAGCTGACGTACTCGAAACACGAAGGCGCACATGGCGGGCCGGCGGGTCTGGTGGTCGAGTTGCCCGGCGAGCGCCGGCTCAAGACCAACACCATCCTGAGTATCGGTGAACACTCGGTGCGCGTCGAGGCGTTCGTGTGCCGCAAGCCCGACGAGAACCACGAGGGCGTCTACCGGTTCCTGCTCAAGCGCAACCGTCGGCTCTACGGGGTGTCCTACACATTGGACAACGTCGGCGACATCTACCTGGTCGGCCGGATGTCGCTGGCATCGGTGGACGCCGACGAAATCGACCGGGTACTCGGCCAGGTGCTCGAAGCGGTGGATTCGGACTTTAATACGTTGCTGGAGTTGGGGTTTCGCACGTCGATTCAGAAGGAATGGGATTGGCGGGTATCACGCGGCGAATCGTTGAAGAATCTGCAGGCGTTCGCGCATCTGATCGACGAGGAAGACGATGACGACCGCTCTGACTAG
- a CDS encoding phosphoglyceromutase — protein MGDTATLVLLRHGESEWNSLNLFTGWVDVGLTEKGRAEAVRSGELLTQHGLLPDVLYTSLLRRAITTAHLALDAADRLWLPVRRSWRLNERHYGALQGLDKAETKARYGDEQFMAWRRSYDTPPPPIEKGSEFSQDADPRYADIGGGPLTECLADVVVRFLPYWTDVIVPDLRFGKTVLIVAHGNSLRALVKHLDQISDDEISELNIPTGIPLRYDLDADLRPVVPGGTYLDPEAAAAGAAAVASQGAR, from the coding sequence ATGGGTGACACTGCGACGCTGGTGCTGCTTCGTCATGGCGAAAGCGAATGGAACTCGCTAAACCTGTTTACCGGATGGGTCGACGTCGGACTGACCGAAAAGGGCCGGGCCGAAGCGGTTCGCAGCGGCGAGCTGCTGACCCAGCACGGCCTGCTGCCCGACGTGCTTTACACCTCGCTGCTGCGCCGCGCGATCACCACGGCGCACCTGGCGTTGGACGCCGCCGACCGGCTGTGGCTCCCGGTGCGACGCAGCTGGCGGCTCAACGAACGCCACTACGGGGCGCTGCAGGGCCTGGACAAGGCCGAGACCAAGGCCCGCTACGGCGACGAGCAGTTCATGGCCTGGCGGCGCAGCTACGACACCCCCCCGCCGCCGATCGAGAAGGGTAGCGAGTTCAGCCAGGATGCCGACCCGCGCTACGCCGACATCGGTGGCGGCCCGCTCACCGAATGCCTGGCCGATGTGGTGGTGCGTTTCCTGCCGTACTGGACCGACGTGATCGTGCCGGATCTGCGCTTCGGCAAGACGGTGCTGATCGTCGCCCACGGCAACTCGCTGCGCGCCCTGGTCAAGCACCTCGACCAGATTTCCGACGACGAGATCTCCGAGCTGAACATTCCGACCGGCATTCCGCTTCGCTACGACCTGGACGCTGATTTGCGTCCGGTGGTGCCCGGCGGCACCTACCTGGACCCGGAGGCAGCGGCCGCGGGCGCCGCGGCGGTAGCCAGCCAGGGTGCCCGGTAA
- a CDS encoding NUDIX hydrolase → MPVPDFIVELRRAIGHAPLWLPGVTAVTIHDHKVLLVKRSDNGAWTAVTGIVEPGENPADCAVREVLEEAGVRVQAVRLAWVHVGQPTVHANGDHAQYLDHVFRMKWLSGEPYAADDESTEARWFDLDELPPMTANMRRRIEAGAADEERTVFDSSRF, encoded by the coding sequence GTGCCGGTTCCCGACTTCATCGTTGAGTTGCGTCGCGCGATTGGCCATGCGCCCTTGTGGTTGCCCGGTGTTACCGCCGTCACCATTCATGACCACAAAGTTCTGTTGGTGAAGCGATCGGATAACGGCGCCTGGACAGCGGTGACGGGAATCGTGGAACCGGGCGAAAATCCAGCGGATTGCGCCGTGCGTGAAGTACTCGAAGAAGCCGGGGTTCGTGTGCAGGCTGTCAGACTCGCCTGGGTCCATGTAGGCCAGCCGACGGTGCACGCCAACGGCGATCACGCGCAGTACCTGGATCACGTATTTCGAATGAAGTGGCTGTCCGGGGAGCCGTATGCGGCCGACGACGAGAGTACCGAGGCGAGGTGGTTCGATCTCGACGAGCTTCCGCCGATGACAGCGAACATGCGTCGGCGCATCGAGGCAGGCGCGGCCGACGAGGAGCGGACCGTATTCGACTCCAGCAGGTTCTAG
- the proC gene encoding pyrroline-5-carboxylate reductase — protein sequence MARIAIIGGGSMGEALLSGLLRSGRKVKDLVVAERVPERAKYLADTYSVLVTSSVGDAVSGATFIVVAVKPADVESVMEKLTKAASAVEGDGAEQVFVTVAAGITLASLESKLPAGTPVVRAMPNAAAVVGAGVTALAKGRFVTAPQLEEVTALFDAVGGVLTVPESQMDAVTALSGSGPAYFFLMVEALVDAGVAAGLSRGVATDLTAQTMAGSAALLLERLDQQPGPADSEAMGKQSDATAAQLRAMVTSPGGTTAAALRELERGGLRTAVDAAVQAAKTRSEQLRITSE from the coding sequence GTGGCGAGAATCGCGATCATCGGTGGCGGCAGCATGGGCGAGGCCCTGCTGTCGGGTCTGCTTCGGTCCGGGCGGAAGGTCAAGGACCTAGTGGTGGCCGAACGCGTCCCGGAACGCGCCAAGTACCTGGCCGACACGTATTCGGTGCTGGTGACGTCGTCGGTGGGCGATGCGGTGAGTGGCGCGACGTTCATCGTCGTCGCGGTCAAGCCCGCCGATGTCGAGTCGGTGATGGAGAAGCTGACCAAGGCCGCTTCCGCGGTCGAGGGGGACGGCGCCGAGCAGGTCTTCGTCACCGTCGCGGCGGGGATCACGCTCGCCTCCCTCGAGTCCAAGTTGCCCGCCGGGACGCCGGTGGTCCGGGCGATGCCGAACGCGGCGGCAGTGGTGGGTGCGGGGGTGACCGCGCTGGCCAAGGGCCGTTTCGTCACAGCGCCGCAGCTCGAGGAGGTGACGGCGCTATTCGACGCCGTCGGCGGAGTGCTGACCGTGCCCGAGTCCCAAATGGACGCGGTGACCGCACTGTCGGGATCGGGACCCGCGTATTTCTTTCTGATGGTCGAGGCACTGGTGGACGCCGGCGTCGCGGCGGGTCTGAGCCGGGGCGTGGCGACAGACCTGACGGCACAGACGATGGCCGGATCGGCGGCGCTGCTGCTGGAAAGGCTGGATCAGCAGCCGGGGCCTGCCGACAGCGAGGCAATGGGCAAACAGTCGGACGCCACCGCGGCGCAACTGCGGGCCATGGTGACCTCGCCTGGCGGTACGACCGCCGCTGCGCTGCGCGAACTCGAAAGAGGAGGCCTGCGCACCGCCGTCGACGCCGCCGTTCAGGCCGCAAAAACGCGCTCTGAGCAGCTAAGAATTACATCGGAATAA
- a CDS encoding sensor histidine kinase, with protein sequence MTVFSALLLAGVLSLLALAVGVAAGTRLSARVVRRRQRVATESTGITVAQMLQQIVTLMPLGAAVVDSHRDVVYLNERAKELGLVRDRQLDDQAWQAAQQALGGEVVEFDLQPGKRGAAGRSGISVHGQATLLSEEDRRFAVVFVHDQSDHARMEATRRDFVANVSHELKTPVGAMALLAEALLASADDSETVRRFAEKVLIEANRLGDMVAELIELSRLQGAERLPNVVAVEVDTVVAEAISRHKVAADNAKIEVRTDSPTGLRVLGDQTLLVTALANLVSNAIAYSPPGSPVSISRRRRGDNIEIAVTDRGIGIALEDQERVFERFFRGDKARSRATGGSGLGLAIVKHVAANHDGSIGVWSKPGTGSTFTLSIPAYQDADSDEETEQPRAREARPNRSQREEELSR encoded by the coding sequence GTGACTGTGTTCTCGGCGCTGTTGCTGGCCGGGGTCTTGTCCTTGCTGGCGCTGGCCGTCGGAGTGGCGGCCGGCACTCGGTTGTCCGCACGCGTGGTGCGACGGCGCCAGCGAGTGGCCACCGAGTCGACCGGCATCACCGTCGCGCAGATGCTGCAACAAATCGTCACCCTGATGCCGCTGGGCGCCGCGGTGGTGGATTCGCATCGCGATGTCGTTTACCTCAACGAGCGGGCCAAGGAACTGGGCCTGGTACGCGATCGGCAGCTCGACGACCAAGCCTGGCAGGCGGCGCAGCAGGCGCTGGGCGGCGAGGTCGTCGAATTCGACCTACAGCCCGGCAAGCGCGGGGCCGCCGGACGGTCCGGGATATCGGTGCACGGGCAGGCGACGCTGCTCAGTGAGGAAGACCGCCGGTTCGCCGTGGTCTTCGTTCACGACCAGTCCGACCATGCGCGCATGGAGGCCACCCGCCGCGACTTCGTGGCCAACGTCAGCCACGAGCTCAAGACCCCGGTCGGTGCCATGGCGCTGCTGGCCGAAGCCCTGCTGGCGTCGGCGGACGACTCCGAAACCGTGCGCCGGTTCGCCGAGAAGGTGCTGATCGAGGCCAACCGGTTGGGCGACATGGTCGCCGAGCTCATCGAGCTCTCCCGGCTGCAGGGCGCCGAGCGATTGCCGAACGTCGTCGCTGTCGAGGTCGATACCGTTGTGGCCGAAGCGATTTCACGTCACAAGGTGGCTGCGGACAATGCCAAGATCGAGGTTCGCACCGACTCGCCCACCGGTTTGCGGGTGCTGGGGGATCAAACGCTGCTGGTGACCGCATTGGCCAATCTGGTCTCCAATGCGATCGCCTACTCGCCGCCGGGCTCACCGGTGTCGATCAGCCGTCGCCGTCGTGGCGACAACATCGAAATCGCGGTTACCGACCGCGGGATCGGGATTGCGCTAGAAGACCAGGAGCGGGTCTTCGAGCGGTTTTTCCGGGGGGACAAGGCGCGTTCGCGAGCCACCGGCGGTAGTGGGCTGGGGCTGGCGATCGTCAAACACGTTGCGGCCAATCACGACGGCAGCATCGGTGTGTGGAGCAAGCCGGGAACCGGGTCGACGTTCACGTTGTCCATCCCGGCCTATCAGGACGCCGATAGCGACGAGGAAACCGAGCAACCCCGGGCTCGCGAAGCGCGACCCAACAGATCCCAACGAGAGGAAGAACTAAGTCGATGA
- a CDS encoding PPE family protein: MDFALMPPEVNSGLMYSGPGSGPMLAAAAGWDAVAVELESTASGCASQVSALTGQTWLGPSSTMMSDAATAYVDWLSTAAAQAGETAAQAYAAAAVYDEAFAMTVPPQLVAANRLQLMVLVATNFLGQNTPAIAACEAQYTEMWVQDATAMYSYASAAEPLSTLKPFDEPPQTTNPAGAADQADATAQAAGNATAAETQAELSKVLSSAVSANIQVVNASGTTITATVPTGGTVSLGPGASLALSPGSTLSIGQGGSLAIGQASSVTLGQSSALTIGQASSVTVGQGSSVGALSIGQGGSLTVGTAGPNSSALLASSSVTGSGPVTVGTGPGSVTIGSGSVSVGSGSVQVASGGSLSVGSDATVSGSTATTAAPGSVSVGSGSISVGPGSSVTVAHGGGVSVTSGSVSVGSVAPDGTMASSSFTVGPGSAVSVGDSAHFSVGGGLSFGTGPGASVDLSYSSVTIAPQGSLDVVGNLSALKSSLAVGTHAHLAVAPKSAMALKASALAVPHDVTLAVGNTTVQGGLAIDNGVVVSQTGVTTVLADGTAVTGVDPSLGVASAGSAGSAGASSAPALGSLSSVSSATSLSGNAGLSGLSGIQPDIGVNGVLDVLGAVE, from the coding sequence ATGGACTTTGCGTTGATGCCGCCCGAGGTCAATTCCGGTCTCATGTACAGCGGCCCCGGGTCGGGACCGATGCTGGCGGCCGCGGCGGGCTGGGACGCGGTGGCCGTCGAGCTCGAGTCGACCGCGAGCGGCTGCGCGTCGCAGGTCTCGGCGCTGACCGGCCAGACGTGGTTGGGCCCGTCGTCGACGATGATGAGCGACGCGGCCACGGCCTACGTGGACTGGTTGTCTACCGCCGCCGCTCAGGCCGGGGAAACCGCAGCGCAGGCCTACGCAGCGGCGGCGGTCTACGACGAGGCGTTCGCGATGACGGTGCCCCCGCAGCTCGTCGCGGCCAACCGGCTGCAGTTGATGGTGTTGGTGGCGACCAATTTCTTGGGGCAGAACACCCCGGCGATCGCGGCCTGCGAAGCCCAGTACACGGAGATGTGGGTTCAGGACGCCACCGCGATGTACAGCTACGCCAGCGCTGCTGAGCCCCTGAGCACGCTGAAGCCGTTCGACGAGCCGCCGCAAACCACCAATCCGGCCGGGGCGGCCGACCAGGCCGACGCGACGGCTCAGGCCGCCGGCAACGCCACCGCCGCTGAAACCCAAGCGGAGCTCAGCAAGGTTCTCAGTTCGGCGGTCAGCGCCAACATCCAAGTCGTCAATGCCAGTGGCACCACTATCACTGCAACCGTTCCCACCGGCGGCACCGTCAGCCTCGGCCCCGGCGCCAGCCTCGCCCTCAGCCCCGGCAGCACGCTGAGCATCGGCCAAGGCGGCTCACTGGCGATCGGCCAGGCCAGCTCCGTCACCCTCGGCCAGAGCAGCGCCCTCACCATCGGTCAGGCCAGCTCCGTCACCGTCGGCCAGGGGAGTTCAGTGGGCGCTCTCAGCATCGGCCAAGGTGGCTCATTGACCGTCGGTACCGCCGGCCCCAACAGCTCCGCCTTGCTCGCCTCCAGCTCAGTCACCGGTTCTGGCCCAGTCACGGTCGGCACCGGCCCGGGCTCCGTCACCATCGGATCCGGCTCCGTCTCCGTCGGCTCCGGCTCCGTCCAGGTCGCGTCCGGCGGCTCCCTCAGCGTCGGCTCGGACGCCACCGTGTCGGGCTCCACCGCCACCACGGCAGCCCCCGGCTCCGTCTCCGTGGGCTCAGGCTCCATCTCCGTCGGCCCCGGCAGCTCGGTCACCGTTGCCCACGGTGGCGGCGTCTCCGTCACCTCGGGGTCGGTGAGCGTCGGCTCCGTCGCCCCCGACGGCACGATGGCCTCCAGCTCGTTCACTGTCGGCCCCGGCTCCGCCGTCTCCGTCGGGGATTCGGCGCACTTCTCGGTCGGTGGCGGGCTGTCATTCGGCACTGGCCCCGGCGCCTCCGTTGACCTGAGCTACAGCAGCGTCACCATTGCCCCGCAGGGAAGCCTCGACGTCGTGGGCAACCTGAGCGCCCTCAAGAGCAGCCTCGCCGTAGGCACGCATGCCCACCTCGCGGTCGCCCCTAAAAGTGCAATGGCTCTCAAGGCCAGTGCCCTCGCCGTCCCCCACGACGTCACCCTCGCGGTCGGAAATACCACTGTCCAAGGCGGTTTGGCGATCGACAACGGCGTCGTCGTCAGCCAGACCGGTGTTACCACGGTGCTCGCCGACGGCACCGCCGTAACGGGTGTCGACCCCAGCCTCGGCGTCGCCTCCGCGGGCTCCGCGGGCTCCGCCGGTGCGTCGTCGGCGCCGGCTCTCGGATCACTCAGCAGTGTGTCGAGTGCGACAAGCCTGTCCGGAAACGCAGGTCTCTCGGGTCTCTCGGGAATCCAGCCCGACATCGGAGTCAATGGTGTGCTGGATGTTCTCGGCGCTGTTGAGTAA
- a CDS encoding 30S ribosomal protein bS22 has protein sequence MGSVIKKRRKRMSKKKHRKLLRRTRVQRRKLGK, from the coding sequence ATGGGTTCAGTAATCAAGAAGCGGCGCAAACGTATGTCGAAGAAAAAGCACCGCAAGCTGCTGCGCCGCACGCGAGTGCAGCGCAGAAAACTCGGCAAGTAA
- a CDS encoding SDR family oxidoreductase — protein sequence MDSSSGGGAGTGDNADNTMHYPKVVLVTGACRFLGGYLIARLAQNPLIQGVIAVDAIAPSKDMLRRMGRAEFVRADIRNPFIAKVIRNGDVDTVVHAAAASYAPRSGGTAALKELNVMGAMQLFAACQKAPSVRRVVLKSTSEVYGSSPHDPVMFTEDSSSRRPLRGGFAKDSLDIEGYARGLGRRRPDIAVTILRLANMIGPAMDTTLSRYLAGPVVPTMFGRDARLQLLHEQDALGALERAAMAGKAGTFNIGADGIIMLSQAIRRAGRIPLPVPGFGVWALDSLRRANRYNEINREQFNYLSYGRVMDTSRMRTELGYQPKWSTAEAFDDYVRGRGLTPIIDPHRVRSMEGRAIALAQRWGSRNPIPWGGVR from the coding sequence GTGGATTCGTCGAGCGGGGGCGGCGCCGGAACCGGCGACAACGCGGATAACACCATGCACTACCCGAAGGTGGTGTTGGTGACCGGTGCATGCCGGTTTCTCGGCGGCTACCTGATTGCCCGGCTGGCGCAGAACCCGCTGATCCAAGGGGTTATCGCGGTGGACGCGATTGCCCCGAGCAAGGACATGCTGCGCCGGATGGGCCGGGCCGAGTTCGTCCGCGCCGACATTCGTAATCCCTTCATAGCCAAGGTGATTCGCAACGGCGACGTCGACACGGTGGTGCATGCCGCCGCGGCGTCGTACGCGCCGCGCTCCGGCGGCACGGCCGCGCTGAAGGAACTGAACGTGATGGGCGCGATGCAACTCTTCGCGGCCTGCCAGAAAGCGCCCTCGGTCCGACGCGTCGTGCTGAAGTCGACCTCCGAGGTGTACGGGTCGAGCCCACACGACCCGGTGATGTTCACCGAGGACAGCAGTAGCCGTCGTCCGCTGCGCGGTGGTTTCGCCAAGGACTCCCTCGATATCGAGGGATACGCGCGCGGACTGGGCCGGCGTCGCCCCGATATCGCGGTGACGATTCTGCGGCTGGCCAACATGATTGGCCCCGCGATGGACACCACCCTGTCGCGCTATCTCGCGGGCCCGGTGGTCCCGACCATGTTCGGGCGCGACGCGCGGTTGCAGTTACTACACGAGCAAGACGCGTTGGGTGCGCTGGAGCGGGCCGCGATGGCCGGCAAGGCCGGCACCTTCAACATCGGTGCCGACGGCATCATCATGCTGTCGCAGGCGATCCGTCGCGCGGGCCGGATTCCGTTACCGGTACCGGGTTTCGGAGTGTGGGCGCTCGATTCGCTGAGACGAGCTAACCGCTATAACGAGATCAATCGTGAACAATTCAATTACTTGAGCTATGGCCGAGTCATGGACACCTCGAGGATGCGCACCGAGCTCGGCTACCAGCCGAAATGGTCGACCGCGGAGGCGTTTGACGACTACGTTCGCGGTCGTGGCCTGACTCCCATAATCGACCCACATCGGGTACGCTCCATGGAGGGTCGCGCGATAGCCTTAGCGCAGCGCTGGGGAAGCCGAAATCCAATTCCATGGGGTGGGGTCAGGTAG
- a CDS encoding Ppx/GppA family phosphatase encodes MRLGVLDVGSNTVHLLVVDAHRGGHPTPMSSTKATLRLAEATDSSGKITKRGAEKLISTIDEFAKIALSSGCAQLMAFATSAVRDAENSDDVLSRVRKETGVELQVLTGVDESRLTFLAVRRWYGWSAGRIINLDIGGGSLELSSGVDEEPEVALSMPLGAGRLTREWLPDDPPGRRRVAMLRDWLDAELADASVAVLEAGAPDLAVATSKTFRSLARLTGAAPSAAGPRVKRTLTANGLRQLISFISRMTTADRAELEGVSAERAPQIVAGALVAEASMRALSIEIVDICPWALREGLILRKLDSEADGTALVETSVRNAGGQAVDRNTHRSRGDKS; translated from the coding sequence GTGCGATTAGGCGTGCTCGACGTGGGTAGCAATACGGTGCATCTGCTGGTGGTTGATGCCCACCGCGGTGGGCACCCCACCCCGATGAGTTCGACGAAGGCCACCTTGCGCTTGGCCGAGGCCACCGACAGCTCGGGAAAGATCACCAAGCGCGGGGCCGAAAAACTGATCTCCACGATCGATGAGTTCGCCAAGATCGCCCTCAGCTCCGGCTGCGCGCAGCTGATGGCGTTCGCCACCTCCGCGGTGCGCGACGCCGAGAATTCCGATGACGTGCTGAGCCGGGTGCGCAAAGAGACCGGTGTCGAGTTGCAGGTGCTGACCGGGGTGGACGAGTCGCGGCTGACGTTCCTGGCGGTGCGCCGCTGGTACGGGTGGAGCGCCGGGCGGATCATCAACCTCGACATCGGCGGCGGTTCGCTGGAGCTGTCCAGCGGCGTCGACGAAGAGCCCGAAGTCGCCTTGTCGATGCCGCTGGGTGCCGGGCGGCTGACCCGCGAGTGGCTGCCCGACGATCCGCCCGGGCGGCGCCGGGTGGCGATGCTGCGCGATTGGCTGGACGCCGAGCTGGCCGACGCCAGCGTCGCCGTGCTCGAAGCTGGCGCCCCGGACCTCGCGGTGGCAACGTCGAAAACGTTCCGGTCGCTGGCCCGGCTCACCGGCGCGGCGCCGTCGGCCGCCGGACCACGCGTCAAGCGGACGCTGACGGCCAACGGCCTCAGGCAACTCATATCTTTCATATCTAGGATGACCACCGCTGACAGGGCGGAATTGGAAGGAGTCAGCGCCGAGCGGGCGCCGCAGATCGTGGCGGGCGCTTTGGTGGCGGAGGCGAGTATGCGAGCGCTGTCGATCGAAATAGTGGATATCTGCCCGTGGGCGTTACGGGAAGGTCTCATCTTGCGCAAGCTCGACAGCGAAGCCGACGGAACCGCCCTCGTAGAGACCTCGGTGCGCAATGCTGGAGGTCAGGCAGTAGATCGGAACACCCACCGATCGAGAGGCGACAAATCATGA
- the regX gene encoding two-component sensory transduction protein RegX, with product MTSVLIVEDEESLADPLAFLLRKEGFEATVVTDGSAALSEFDRAGADIVLLDLMLPGMSGTDVCKQLRARSSVPVIMVTARDSEIDKVVGLELGADDYVTKPYSARELIARIRAVLRRGGDDDSEISDGVLESGPVRMDVERHVVSVNGDTITLPLKEFDLLEYLMRNSGRVLTRGQLIDRVWGADYVGDTKTLDVHVKRLRSKIEADPANPVHLVTVRGLGYKLEG from the coding sequence ATGACCAGTGTGCTGATCGTGGAGGACGAGGAGTCGCTTGCCGATCCACTGGCCTTCCTGCTTCGCAAGGAGGGCTTCGAAGCCACCGTGGTGACCGATGGGTCAGCGGCGCTGTCCGAGTTCGACCGTGCCGGCGCGGACATCGTGCTGCTTGATCTGATGTTGCCGGGCATGTCGGGCACCGACGTGTGCAAGCAGCTGCGCGCTCGCTCCAGCGTGCCGGTGATCATGGTGACGGCCCGGGACAGCGAGATCGACAAGGTGGTCGGCCTGGAGCTCGGCGCCGACGACTATGTCACCAAGCCCTATTCGGCGCGTGAGTTGATTGCCCGGATCCGGGCGGTGCTGCGCCGGGGCGGCGACGATGACTCCGAGATCAGCGACGGCGTATTGGAGTCCGGTCCGGTCCGGATGGACGTCGAGCGGCACGTCGTTTCGGTCAACGGTGACACAATCACGTTGCCGCTCAAGGAGTTTGACCTGCTCGAGTACCTGATGCGCAACAGCGGTCGGGTGCTGACCCGTGGACAGTTGATCGATCGGGTGTGGGGCGCGGACTACGTCGGCGACACCAAGACGCTCGACGTCCACGTCAAGCGGTTGCGGTCCAAGATCGAAGCCGACCCCGCCAACCCGGTGCACCTGGTGACGGTGCGCGGGCTGGGCTACAAGCTCGAAGGCTAG
- a CDS encoding cell division/environmental response transcriptional regulator produces MTSTNGPSARDSAGKPRDTASADSQARTQFLTVAEVAALMRVSKMTVYRLVHNGELPAVRVGRSFRVHAKAVHDMLETSYFDAG; encoded by the coding sequence ATGACGTCTACGAACGGGCCATCGGCGCGAGATTCCGCAGGTAAGCCGCGGGACACAGCTTCGGCCGATAGCCAGGCAAGGACACAATTTCTGACCGTCGCCGAGGTGGCCGCCCTGATGCGGGTCTCCAAGATGACGGTTTACCGCTTGGTGCACAACGGAGAGCTGCCGGCGGTACGAGTTGGCCGGTCCTTCCGCGTGCACGCCAAGGCGGTGCACGACATGCTGGAGACGTCTTACTTCGACGCCGGCTGA
- a CDS encoding sugar phosphate isomerase/epimerase family protein, producing the protein MRPAIKVGLSTASVYPLRAEAAFEYAARLGYDGVELMVWSETVSQDIAAVKKLSQRYQVPVLSVHAPCLLISQRVWGSNPIPKLERSVQAAEELGAQTVVVHPPFRWQRRYAEGFSEQVTALEASSDVMVAVENMFPFRADRFFGTDQSRERMRRRGGGPGPAISAFSPSYDPLDGNHAHYTLDLSHTSTAGTDALEMTERMGAGLVHLHLCDGSGLPADEHLVPGRGTQPTAEVCQLLAAGHFAGHAILEVSTSSARSASEREAMLAESLQFARTHLMR; encoded by the coding sequence GTGCGTCCAGCAATCAAGGTCGGCCTGTCCACGGCCTCGGTCTACCCGTTGAGGGCCGAGGCCGCATTCGAGTACGCGGCCAGGCTCGGCTACGACGGCGTCGAGCTGATGGTGTGGAGCGAGACGGTCAGCCAGGACATCGCCGCCGTCAAGAAGCTGTCGCAGCGCTATCAGGTGCCGGTGCTGTCAGTCCACGCACCCTGCCTCCTGATCTCCCAGCGGGTGTGGGGCTCCAACCCGATTCCCAAGCTGGAACGCAGCGTGCAGGCCGCCGAGGAACTCGGCGCGCAGACCGTCGTCGTGCACCCGCCGTTCCGCTGGCAGCGGCGCTACGCGGAAGGATTCAGCGAACAGGTGACGGCCCTGGAAGCGTCCAGCGACGTGATGGTCGCGGTGGAGAACATGTTCCCGTTCCGGGCGGACCGATTCTTCGGGACCGACCAGTCGCGGGAACGGATGCGCCGGCGCGGCGGTGGGCCGGGACCGGCGATTTCGGCGTTCTCGCCGTCGTACGACCCGCTGGACGGCAACCACGCGCACTACACGCTGGACCTGTCGCATACCTCGACCGCCGGCACCGATGCGCTGGAAATGACCGAGCGGATGGGCGCCGGGCTGGTGCATCTGCATCTGTGCGACGGCAGCGGCCTGCCCGCCGACGAGCATCTGGTGCCCGGGCGCGGCACCCAACCCACCGCCGAGGTGTGCCAGCTGCTGGCTGCCGGCCATTTCGCCGGCCACGCCATCCTCGAGGTGTCCACTTCCAGCGCCCGCTCGGCCAGCGAGCGCGAAGCCATGCTCGCCGAATCGCTGCAGTTCGCCCGCACGCATCTGATGCGCTGA
- a CDS encoding thioesterase family protein has product MTALFTTAMTLREVDPGVFEGELNKHWTIGPKVHGGAMLALCANAARHACAEAGHEPVAVSASFLWAPDPGPMRLITSIRKRGRRISVVDVELTQGDRTAVHAVVNLGEPEHFEPGGDTAPLLSANPVLDLMAPEPPDDIEPIGPGHPLAGLVHLGEGCDVRPLLSTLAPSTDGRPPMLQMWARPRGVAPDGLFALMCGDLSAPVTFAVERTGWAPTIQLTAFLRALPADGWLRVICTCLEIGHDWFDEDHIVVDSLGRLVVQSRQLALVPAPR; this is encoded by the coding sequence ATGACCGCGCTATTCACCACCGCAATGACGTTGCGGGAGGTAGATCCGGGTGTATTCGAGGGAGAACTCAACAAGCACTGGACCATCGGTCCCAAGGTGCACGGCGGCGCGATGCTGGCATTGTGTGCCAACGCCGCGCGTCACGCCTGCGCCGAGGCCGGGCACGAACCGGTGGCGGTGTCGGCGAGCTTCCTGTGGGCACCCGACCCCGGGCCGATGCGGCTGATCACCTCGATCCGCAAGCGTGGCCGGCGGATCAGCGTCGTCGACGTCGAACTCACGCAGGGTGATCGCACCGCCGTCCACGCGGTGGTCAACCTGGGCGAGCCGGAGCACTTCGAACCCGGCGGCGACACCGCGCCGCTGCTGTCGGCGAATCCGGTCCTGGACCTGATGGCGCCGGAACCGCCCGACGACATCGAACCGATCGGGCCCGGCCACCCGCTGGCCGGCCTGGTGCACCTGGGTGAGGGCTGCGATGTGCGCCCGCTGCTGTCGACGCTGGCGCCCAGCACCGACGGGCGGCCGCCGATGCTGCAGATGTGGGCGCGGCCGCGCGGCGTCGCTCCTGACGGCCTCTTCGCGCTGATGTGCGGCGATCTGTCCGCGCCGGTGACGTTCGCCGTGGAGCGCACCGGCTGGGCGCCCACGATCCAGCTGACCGCCTTCCTGCGCGCCCTGCCCGCCGATGGCTGGCTGCGCGTGATCTGTACCTGCCTGGAGATCGGGCACGATTGGTTCGACGAAGACCACATCGTCGTCGACAGCTTGGGGCGACTCGTCGTGCAGTCCCGGCAATTGGCACTGGTGCCCGCGCCCCGGTAG